Proteins from one Sabethes cyaneus chromosome 2, idSabCyanKW18_F2, whole genome shotgun sequence genomic window:
- the LOC128737166 gene encoding guanine nucleotide-binding protein subunit beta-5, whose protein sequence is MTEVLTNNTTDKVAALVREAEALKAKLEEERQKLNDVTLSSVAERLEMITYLNIKPRRVLKGHQAKVLCSDWSPDKRHIVSSSQDGKLIIWDAFTNYKEHAVTMPTTWVMGCSYAPSGNLVACGGLDNKVTVYPITMEEDISSRKKTVGTHTSYMSCCIFPNSDQQILTGSGDSTCALWDVESGQLLQSFHGHTGDVMSIDLAPNETGNTFVSGSCDKMAFIWDMRSGHVVQSFEGHQSDVNSVKFHPSGDAISTGSDDSTCRLFDMRADKEVAVFSKDSIIFGVNSVDFSVSGRLLFAGYNDYTVNVWDTLKAQRVCLLYGHENKVSCLQVSPDGTALSTGSWDFTLRIWA, encoded by the exons ATGACAGAAGTTCTCACCAATAATACTACCGATAAGGTAGCAGCTTTAGTAAGGGAAGCCGAGGCTCTAAAGGCAAAGTTGGAAGAAGAAAGACAAAAGTTGAATGATGTTACTt TATCGTCCGTGGCAGAACGTCTCGAAATGATTACGTATCTAAACATTAAACCGCGTCGTGTGTTGAAAGGACACCAGGCAAAGGTTCTCTGCTCTGACTGGTCCCCTGATAAGCGACACATTGTGTCGTCCTCTCAGGACGGAAAGCTAATCATTTGGGATGCATTCACCAACTATAAGGAGCATGCCGTTACGATGCCAACCACATGGGTTATGGGATGCTCATATGCTCCTTCGGGAAACCTTGTTGCATGCGG TGGACTGGACAACAAAGTAACCGTATATCCAATTACAATGGAGGAGGATATTTCTTCGCGAAAGAAAACTGTCGGAACTCACACTAGTTACATGTCTTGCTGCATTTTTCCTAACTCAGATCAGCAAATTTTAACTGGAAGCGGAGACTCGACTTGTGCCCTGTGGGATGTCGAGTCCGGACAATTATTGCAAAGTTTCCACGGTCATACCGGGGACGTAATGTCAATAGACTTGGCTCCGAACGAGACGGGGAACACATTCGTTTCCGGTAGCTGTGACAAGATGGCATTTATTTGGGATATGCGTTCGGGGCATGTAGTTCAATCTTTCGAGGGACATCAGTCGGATGTTAACAGCGTTAAGTTTCATCCCAGCGGTGATGCCATCAGTACCGGTTCAGATGATAGCACT TGCCGCTTGTTTGATATGCGTGCCGATAAAGAGGTTGCAGTGTTCAGCAAAGACAGCATCATTTTCGGTGTGAATTCAGTCGATTTTTCCGTTAGTGGACGTCTGTTGTTTGCTGGTTACAACGACTATACCGTTAATGTTTGGGACACATTAAAAGCTCAACGTGTGTGCTTGCTATATGGCCACGAAAATAAGGTATCCTGTTTACAGGTATCTCCTGACGGCACAGCTCTATCTACTGGTAGTTGGGATTTTACCCTTAGA ATTTGGGCTTAA